In Hymenobacter volaticus, the genomic window TTCGCTTAACAACCGTTGGTTTATTAAGCGTCGGATTGAATAAGCTGCCGATCCTACCCATGCGTACTTCTCACTCGATACACTCGTTGCCTTCCCGCGCGGCTCTGTTCTTGCTGCTAGCGGGTTCGTTGGCTACTGGCTGCAAAAAAGCCGAGCCGCAAGCCAAGGAGCCAGTGAAGTATAATGGGCCGTTGTTGGAGTCAACGAATGTGCTGACTTTGTACAGCGACTCTGCCAAGCTGCAAGTCCGGTACACTGCTCCACTTGAGCAGCAATTTGAAAATGGAGACCAACTCTACCCGAAAGGATTACAGGTAACTTTCTTCGATAAGAGCGGGCAGAAAGTAGTAAACAAGCTGAGCGGCAAGTACTGCAAATACGAGAAGGTGAAGAACCTCTACACGATGCGTGGCAACGTGCGAGTAAACAACGAGGAGAAGCAACAGCGCATGTACACCGAGGAGCTGTTCTACGACAAGCAAAGAAACGTGGTCTACACCGACTCCGCTACTTTCGCGCAGTTCGTGACGCCCACCGACTCCTTAACGGGCTACGGCTTGTTTTATAACATGACTACAAGTCGTTACCTCTTCAAGCGGCCAGCTGGTCAGTTCATTGTTGAGTCAGCTAGTACCACTCCTCAGTAGCAGCCATGCAATTCGATAAAGCTTTGTTGCGCACCGTTTTGTTTTCGGTTGGTGTCGTTTCGTTTGTGATTGGAGCCTACGAAACCGTGTTGCAAAACGATAAAAACGCGTTGCGCGACAACTATTGGTTGTTCATGGTATCGTTTAGCTGCGTGATGCTGTTTCGGTATCTGAAGGCAAAAGAAGAGGAAAAAACAACACCTAAAACACCAGTAAAACAGCCAACAACTAATGCCAAGCCAGTACCGCGCAACAAGCGCCGCGGTTAGGCGGGCTATGGCAATCAAGAGTATAGAACAATGTCATGCTGCGCCTAGCGAAGCAACTGGCCCACGGGGTAAACAACTTCTACTCCACAAGCCAACTGCTTCGCTAAGTGCAGCATGACGCCTTTTCGCCTTTTTCTGATTATTTTGCGACTCTTTACGCTTTAACCTACTGTGCTTTTTTTCAAGTAAATGGCATTAATTAACACGATTCGGGAAAAATCAGGCTGGGCCGTTGGTACTGTTGCCATTGGCATGCTGCTCTTCATTGTGGGCGGCGACCTGATAGGGGGAAAAACCGCTTGTTTGGCGGCAATCAAAACGTAGTAGGCGAAGTATCCGGCCAGAAGATAGAACTGACGGATTTCAACAACGCGTTGGAGCAAGCCAAGCAGTCGTTTGTGCAGCAGCAAGGCCGCCAGCCCGACGAGCAGGCTATGGGCTACTTGCGCGATCAGGCGTGGAACCAGACCATCTACCGCATTGCCTTCCAAAAGGAATTTGATAAGCTTGGGTTGGCCGTATCCGACGACGAACTGACGGATATGGTACAAGGCCGCAACATTCACCCCAGCATTCGGCAGGCCTTTACTGACCCAAAGACCGGGCAGTTCGACCGCGCCAAAATTATTCAGTACCTGCAAGGCCTCGACAAATTGCCACCCGATGCGCAGGCTGCTTGGCAGAACTTCGAAGCCAACCTAGGGCCGGAGCGCATGGGTCAGAAGTACAACAACCTGATCAAGCTAAGCACCTACGTAACGACTGCCGAAGCCAAGCGTTTCGACGAAAACCAAAACACCCGGGCGAGCATGCGCTACCTGTTCGTTCCGTATTTCTCTATCTCCGACTCGGCGGTGAAGGTGACGGACGACCAACTGCAAGCTTACCTCGACAAGAACAAGAGTCGCTACAAAGTAGAAGACGGCCGCAGCATCGAGTACGTAACTATTCCGGTGGTGGCTTCCAAGGAAGATACGGCGGCTGTACAGCAAACCGTTGCCCAACTGGCCACGCAATTTGCCTCGGCTCCCAACGATTCGTTGTTTGTAAAACTTAACTCCGATCAGCCTTACAACCACGCTTTCGTATCACCGGCTGATATGCCAGAGAAGCTGCGTCAGCAGCTGCCTCTCACGGTAGGTAAGGTATATGGCCCATATGCCGAGAATGGCACGATCAGCTTAATCAAAGTAACCGGTGAAAAAGCTGGCGGCCAACCCTCGGCCCGGGCTAGCCACATTCTCATCAAGCCCGAAGGTAACACGCCAGAGGCGGAGGCCGCTGCTTTAGCTAAAGCCAAAAAAGTGCTAGCTGATATTAAGGGCGGTGCTGATTTTGCCGCTATGGCTCGTCAGTATGGCACCGACGGCACCGTAAACACCGGTGGTGATCTAGGCTGGTTCCAGCAGGGCCGTATGGTACCCGAATTCGAGAAGGCCATCTTTGGGGCTACTTCTACTGGCTTGCTGCCGAACCCAGTTAAGACTTCGTTCGGCTACCACGTTATTAAAATCACGGCGCCCAAAACTACGCAGACGTATCAGTTGGCTACTGTGCAGAAGAAGATGGAGCCATCGGAAGCTACGCGTGAAGCGGCTTACACTCGGGCTCAAACGCTGAAAGGCGAAGCCACCGATTTAGAGTCGTTCCGCAAGGTGGTTGCCAAAGAAAAGAACTTGCAGAAGCAGGAAGCAAAAGGTCTTGGCCGCGGCGACCAAGCAGTAAACAGCCTGCAAGGTGCTCGCGAGATTGTGCGTTGGGCTTATGGCACGGCTGGCAAGAAAACTGCAGTCGGCGACGTATCCGAGGTGTTTGAAATAGGTGACCAGTACGTGGTAGCCGTCCTGACCGGGGAGCGGAGCAAGGGCACTGCCGACGTAGCTAGCCTGCGGCCAGAGCTAACTGCTGCCGTGCGCAACGAAGAGAAAGCCAAGCAAATCATTGGCAAGCTAACCGGCAAAACCGGCACCTTGGAGCAGATAGCTGGCACGTACGGCTCGGCTGCCCAAGTGAAGACGGCCGAGGGCGTGGTACTAGGTTCGGGTACGATTCCGGGCCTGGGCAGCGAGCCACTAGCAGTGGGCAAAGCCTTTGGTCTGAAGCCCGGCCAGAAGTCGGCTCCTATCCAGGGCGAGCAAGGTGTGCTGATAGTAGAGCCAGTAAGCGTACAGAAACCTACTGCTCCTTCCGACATAGTTGCTGTACGCAAGCAGCTAACCGACCAGCGGGTAGGCCGCGCTGATGGCTTGATCTACGAAGCCGTGAAAGCCAACGCTAACATCAAAGACGAGCGCAACAAGTTCTTTTAAGCCTTGTTACTTGAAACTAAAAAGCCGCTTCCAGAGAAGCGGCTTTTTTTATGTGCGTTGATTTCGTTGCAAGCCAGCTTGTTTTCAACTTGATGAATGCCGCTAGGCTACGAAGAGATGAGCAACGCAACGAAAGTAGTAGAGAGAATTGCGTCGGATTTCCTGCTTATCTTGAAATGAATCTGGCGGCGCTTCCGTTTGTTTTCACGTCCGTTGTCACTTGCTGCTTATCCTGTTTCTATGCGTCGTCTTCCCAGCCTGCTGTTCTCTTTTCTGCTACTTAGCACCGCGCCGCTTCAGGCCCAGCAAGATGTTGGCAATGTTACTTTGGCTAAAGAATATACCCGCAAAGGAGAGCATGAGAAGGCCGCCTTTCTCTTTAGTAAGCTACCCTCTGACGCGCAAACATCAGTTGCCATACTACCCGACTACCTCGCGTCCTTGCAGGGCCTTAAGCGTTACAAAGACGCTGAGAAACTAGTGAAGCGCGCTATTCGCCAGCATCCCGAGGAGGGAGGCTACGGGGTGTCACTAGGTGCCCTCTACGCGGCCTCCGGCGACCAAGGAACTGCCACCAAGCAATACGAGAAAGTAGTTAGCCAACTCACTTCCGCGCAGGTACTGCCCGTTGCTGCTGAGTTCAGTCGCCGCAACCTGCCCGAGTGGTCGGAGAAGACGTATCTGCGCGGCCGGGAGTTGGCCAAAAACGACTTGGAGTTCAGCACGCAACTCGTGCAGCTCTATACGCAGAACGGCAACACCGAAAAGCTCATGGCGGAAACCCTACGCCTCGTGCAAGACGACGAGCAGCAACTGCCTTTCGTGCGCAATATGCTGCAAAATAGCCTTCAGAATGACAAGGACTTTGATGCTCTAGAGCGCCAGCTGCTAACCAATGTACAGAAGTACCCCGACCGGAGCGTGTACAGCGAGTTGCTGCTGTGGCTGCAAGTCCAGCGTCGGGACTTCACGGGCGCGCTGGTGCAGGCCAAAGCCCTCGACCGCCGTGGCCGCACAGAAGGAAGCCGCGTGATGGATCTGGCCTCCATTGCTCAATACAACAAAGACTACGAAACCGCCATCAGCGGCTACGAATACGTGCTGCGCGAGTACAAGGGTGGACCTTTCTACGCCTCTGCCCGCCAGCGCCTCGTGCAGTCAAGAGAAGCGCAGGTGCGCGAAACTTATCCCGTTGACCCCGCCAAAATTCGGGAGCTTATTGTGCAATATCAGCAGGTACTGACTGAGCTAGGTCGTACGCCCCAGACTGCCCCCGTACTACGTAGCATGGCGGTGCTGCACGCTTTCCAACTCGACGAGAAGGACAAGGCTATAACTCTGCTGCAAGAAGTGATTGACATGCCCCGCGCCAGCATTGAGGTAGTGGATGAGGCCAAAATCAACTTAGCGGACATCTACTTGCTGCGGGCCGAGCCGTGGGAAGCCACCTTGCTGTACTCGCAGGTGGAAAAGTCGCACAAGGATTCGCCGTTAGGATACGAAGCCAAGCTGCGCAACGCTCGCCTCAGCTATTTCGCTGGCGACTTCAAGCTGGCCAAAAGCCACCTCGATATCCTGAAGGAAGCTACCACGCGCGAAATTGCCAACGACGCTATGCAGCTTAGTCTGCTCATCACCGACAACACGGCTATGGATACTGCGGGCGTAGCACTACGCGACTATGCCACCGTGGAGCAGCTTGTGTTCCAAAACAAACTTACCGAAGCGTTGCGCGGCCTCGATGCACTGCTGCAGAAATACCCAGGCCACGCCCTGCAAGACGATGCTTGGTACTTAAAGGCTCAGTTGCAGCGGCGTACCGGCGACTACCGTGCGGCAGTAGCTACGCTCGAGAAAATCACGACAAACCCTAAGTACGATGTACTGAGCGACGACGCCATGTTTTTGCTGGCTAGCATTCAAGAAGAAAACCTGCAAGACAAAGAGCAGGCAAAAACGCTATACAATCAATTTCTGGTAAAGTATCCGGGCAGTATATATGTAGCAGAAGCTCGTAAGCGGTTCAGAAAGCTGCGGGGAGATAGTTTGTAGTGCTACGCGCCACTCGCTTTACCTGAAAAACAAGAACATCAGGCCGTCGGAGACAACGTACTGGCTGTATTTGCGGAAGAATTCGCGTAGGTTGGACATAGCACAAAACTAGATGTTCCGGGATGTAGTAGGCAGCTAACAACTAGGCGGGCGGGGTTTTCTTCGTACTTTTGAAGATAATACTGCCCCGGCCTCCTGCCTGTACTCATGGAAAAACGATGGATTCGCAAACCTGCGCCCGATGCTGAAAAGGTTCAGTTTCTGGCTGACGCGTTGCGCGTG contains:
- the lptC gene encoding LPS export ABC transporter periplasmic protein LptC; translation: MRTSHSIHSLPSRAALFLLLAGSLATGCKKAEPQAKEPVKYNGPLLESTNVLTLYSDSAKLQVRYTAPLEQQFENGDQLYPKGLQVTFFDKSGQKVVNKLSGKYCKYEKVKNLYTMRGNVRVNNEEKQQRMYTEELFYDKQRNVVYTDSATFAQFVTPTDSLTGYGLFYNMTTSRYLFKRPAGQFIVESASTTPQ
- a CDS encoding peptidylprolyl isomerase, which translates into the protein MFGGNQNVVGEVSGQKIELTDFNNALEQAKQSFVQQQGRQPDEQAMGYLRDQAWNQTIYRIAFQKEFDKLGLAVSDDELTDMVQGRNIHPSIRQAFTDPKTGQFDRAKIIQYLQGLDKLPPDAQAAWQNFEANLGPERMGQKYNNLIKLSTYVTTAEAKRFDENQNTRASMRYLFVPYFSISDSAVKVTDDQLQAYLDKNKSRYKVEDGRSIEYVTIPVVASKEDTAAVQQTVAQLATQFASAPNDSLFVKLNSDQPYNHAFVSPADMPEKLRQQLPLTVGKVYGPYAENGTISLIKVTGEKAGGQPSARASHILIKPEGNTPEAEAAALAKAKKVLADIKGGADFAAMARQYGTDGTVNTGGDLGWFQQGRMVPEFEKAIFGATSTGLLPNPVKTSFGYHVIKITAPKTTQTYQLATVQKKMEPSEATREAAYTRAQTLKGEATDLESFRKVVAKEKNLQKQEAKGLGRGDQAVNSLQGAREIVRWAYGTAGKKTAVGDVSEVFEIGDQYVVAVLTGERSKGTADVASLRPELTAAVRNEEKAKQIIGKLTGKTGTLEQIAGTYGSAAQVKTAEGVVLGSGTIPGLGSEPLAVGKAFGLKPGQKSAPIQGEQGVLIVEPVSVQKPTAPSDIVAVRKQLTDQRVGRADGLIYEAVKANANIKDERNKFF
- a CDS encoding tetratricopeptide repeat protein; translation: MRRLPSLLFSFLLLSTAPLQAQQDVGNVTLAKEYTRKGEHEKAAFLFSKLPSDAQTSVAILPDYLASLQGLKRYKDAEKLVKRAIRQHPEEGGYGVSLGALYAASGDQGTATKQYEKVVSQLTSAQVLPVAAEFSRRNLPEWSEKTYLRGRELAKNDLEFSTQLVQLYTQNGNTEKLMAETLRLVQDDEQQLPFVRNMLQNSLQNDKDFDALERQLLTNVQKYPDRSVYSELLLWLQVQRRDFTGALVQAKALDRRGRTEGSRVMDLASIAQYNKDYETAISGYEYVLREYKGGPFYASARQRLVQSREAQVRETYPVDPAKIRELIVQYQQVLTELGRTPQTAPVLRSMAVLHAFQLDEKDKAITLLQEVIDMPRASIEVVDEAKINLADIYLLRAEPWEATLLYSQVEKSHKDSPLGYEAKLRNARLSYFAGDFKLAKSHLDILKEATTREIANDAMQLSLLITDNTAMDTAGVALRDYATVEQLVFQNKLTEALRGLDALLQKYPGHALQDDAWYLKAQLQRRTGDYRAAVATLEKITTNPKYDVLSDDAMFLLASIQEENLQDKEQAKTLYNQFLVKYPGSIYVAEARKRFRKLRGDSL